One window of the Nicotiana tabacum cultivar K326 chromosome 4, ASM71507v2, whole genome shotgun sequence genome contains the following:
- the LOC107783257 gene encoding geranylgeranyl diphosphate reductase, chloroplastic: MASIALKTFTGLRQSSPENNSITLSKSLPFTQTHRRLRINASKSSPRVNGRNLRVAVVGGGPAGGAAAETLAKGGIETFLIERKMDNCKPCGGAIPLCMVGEFDLPLDIIDRKVTKMKMISPSNVAVDIGQTLKPHEYIGMVRREVLDAYLRDRAAEAGASVLNGLFLKMDMPKAPNAPYVLHYTAYDSKTNGAGEKRTLEVDAVIGADGANSRVAKSINAGDYEYAIAFQERIKISDDKMKYYENLAEMYVGDDVSPDFYGWVFPKCDHVAVGTGTVTHKADIKKFQLATRLRADSKITGGKIIRVEAHPIPEHPRPRRLQDRVALVGDAAGYVTKCSGEGIYFAAKSGRMCAEAIVEGSEMGKRMVDESDLRKYLEKWDKTYWPTYKVLDILQKVFYRSNPAREAFVEMCADEYVQKMTFDSYLYKKVAPGNPIEDLKLAVNTIGSLVRANALRREMDKLSV; this comes from the coding sequence ATGGCTTCCATTGCTCTCAAAACTTTCACCGGCCTCCGTCAATCCTCGCCGGAAAACAATTCCATTACTCTTTCTAAATCCCTCCCCTTCACCCAAACCCACCGTAGGCTCCGAATCAATGCTTCCAAATCCAGCCCAAGAGTCAACGGCCGCAATCTTCGTGTTGCGGTGGTGGGCGGTGGTCCTGCTGGTGGCGCCGCCGCTGAAACACTCGCCAAGGGAGGAATTGAAACCTTCTTAATCGAACGCAAAATGGACAACTGCAAACCCTGCGGTGGGGCCATCCCACTTTGCATGGTGGGAGAATTTGACCTCCCTTTGGATATCATTGACCGGAAAGTTACAAAGATGAAGATGATTTCCCCATCCAACGTTGCTGTTGATATTGGTCAGACTTTAAAGCCTCACGAGTACATCGGTATGGTGCGCCGCGAAGTACTCGATGCTTACCTCCGTGACCGCGCTGCTGAAGCCGGAGCCTCTGTTCTCAACGGCTTGTTCCTCAAAATGGACATGCCCAAAGCTCCCAACGCACCTTACGTCCTTCACTACACAGCTTACGACTCCAAAACTAATGGCGCGGGGGAGAAGCGTACCCTGGAAGTTGACGCCGTTATCGGCGCTGACGGTGCAAATTCCCGTGTCGCAAAATCCATAAACGCCGGTGACTACGAGTACGCTATTGCATTCCAAGAAAGGATTAAAATTTCCGATGATAAAATGAAGTATTACGAGAATTTAGCTGAAATGTACGTGGGTGATGACGTGTCCCCTGATTTTTACGGGTGGGTTTTCCCCAAATGTGACCACGTTGCCGTTGGCACTGGCACAGTCACCCACAAAGCTGACATCAAAAAATTCCAGCTAGCTACAAGATTGAGAGCTGATTCCAAAATCACCGGCGGAAAAATTATCCGGGTCGAGGCCCACCCGATTCCAGAACACCCAAGACCCAGAAGATTACAAGACAGAGTTGCATTGGTTGGTGATGCGGCAGGGTACGTGACCAAATGTTCGGGCGAAGGGATTTACTTCGCGGCAAAGAGTGGACGTATGTGTGCTGAAGCAATTGTTGAAGGGTCAGAAATGGGAAAAAGAATGGTGGACGAGAGTGATTTGAGGAAGTATTTGGAGAAATGGGACAAGACTTATTGGCCAACGTACAAGGTGCTTGATATATTGCAGAAGGTATTTTACAGGTCGAATCCGGCGAGGGAAGCATTTGTTGAAATGTGCGCAGATGAGTATGTGCAGAAGATGACATTTGACAGCTATTTGTACAAGAAAGTAGCACCAGGAAACCCAATTGAAGACTTGAAGCTTGCTGTGAATACCATTGGAAGTTTGGTGAGAGCTAATGCACTAAGAAGGGAAATGGACAAGCTCAGTGTATAA
- the LOC107783256 gene encoding GDSL esterase/lipase At1g74460-like, with protein MKLTLTLPILVTILTHALIGGCNCKIVQFIFGDSLSDVGNNNFLSKSLARANLPWYGIDFGNGLPNGRFCNGRTVADIIGDEMGLPRPPAYLNQSLTEDVILEDGVNFASGGGGILNETGTYFIQRFSLYKQIDLFQGTQDLIREKIGSKEAEKFFQQARYVVALGSNDFINNYLMPVYSDSWTYNDKSFIQYLMETLRAQLILLHSLGARELMVFGLGPMGCIPLQRVLSTDGECQDKTNQLALAFNKATSELVVELSNTLPNASYKFGDAYDVVNDVITNPGNYGFSNSDSPCCSFGRIRPALTCIPASTLCSDRSKYVFWDEYHPSDSANELIAKELIKKLGFLNPNQTDASPPTPAATGPSSDEVGR; from the exons ATGAAGCTGACTCTGACCTTGCCGATTTTGGTTACCATTTTAACTCATGCTCTAATTGGAGGTTGCAATTGCAAGATTGTTCAATTCATTTTCGGAGACTCTCTTTCAGATGTTGGCAACAACAACTTCCTCTCCAAAAGCCTTGCTCGCGCTAACTTGCCATGGTATGGTATTGATTTTGGAAATGGATTGCCTAATGGAAGATTTTGTAATGGCCGTACTGTTGCTGACATAATAG GTGATGAAATGGGACTTCCTAGACCACCAGCATATCTAAATCAATCGTTAACAGAAGATGTCATATTGGAGGACGGAGTCAATTTTGCCTCTGGAGGTGGTGGCATTCTAAACGAAACAGGCACCTATTTC ATACAGAGGTTTTCCTTATACAAGCAAATAGATTTGTTTCAAGGAACGCAAGACTTAATAAGAGAAAAAATAGGAAGCAAAGAAGCTGAGAAATTTTTCCAACAAGCACGATACGTGGTAGCCTTGGGAAGCAATGATTTCATCAACAATTACTTAATGCCAGTTTACAGTGACTCATGGACGTACAATGATAAATCTTTCATTCAATACCTAATGGAAACTCTCAGAGCACAACTTATA ttGTTGCATAGTTTGGGGGCAAGGGAGTTGATGGTGTTTGGGCTAGGACCAATGGGGTGTATTCCACTTCAAAGGGTTCTAAGTACAGATGGTGAGTGTCAAGACAAGACTAATCAGTTGGCTCTAGCCTTCAACAAAGCAACAAGCGAACTTGTCGTAGAATTGTCCAACACTCTTCCAAATGCTAGCTACAAGTTTGGAGATGCTTATGATGTTGTCAACGATGTCATTACCAATCCCGGCAATTATG GTTTTAGTAACTCTGATTCACCGTGTTGCTCATTCGGAAGAATTAGGCCAGCTTTAACGTGTATTCCAGCATCGACATTGTGCAGTGACAGAAGCAAATATGTGTTTTGGGATGAATACCATCCTTCTGATAGTGCTAACGAGTTAATTGCTAAAGAGCTCATAAAAAAGCTCGGATTTTTAAACCCTAATCAGACTGATGCTTCTCCCCCTACACCAGCAGCCACGGGTCCTTCATCAGATGAAGTTGGACGGTAG
- the LOC107783254 gene encoding uncharacterized protein LOC107783254: MAGPFFHLFVAFLCFSHAIPVTRSRSLLVDISQEHKVLENTHMANMEERLEVEETIRRVMEAEINDYPGSGANNRHTPRPQLGRSCVEC; encoded by the exons ATGGCTGGCCCTTTCTTTCATTTATTTGTggcttttctttgcttttctcaTGCAATCCCAGTCACAA GGAGCAGAAGTTTGCTAGTGGACATATCTCAAGAACATAAGGTGTTGGAGAATACCCATATG gCAAATATGGAGGAGAGGTTGGAAGTAGAAGAAACAATAAGAAGAGTAATGGAAGCTGAGATCAATGATTATCCAGGTTCTGGGGCGAATAATCGCCACACGCCAAGGCCACAACTTGGGAGAAGCTGTGTCGAATGCTAA